One genomic segment of Bacteroides caccae includes these proteins:
- a CDS encoding sigma-54-dependent transcriptional regulator, producing the protein MILIIDDDSAVRSSLSFMLKRAGYEAQVVPGPREAIEVVRTVAPDLILMDMNFTLSTTGEEGLTLLKQVKVFRPDTPVILMTAWGSIQLAVQGMQAGAFDFIPKPWNNAALLQRIETALELSTAPKETTQEQNDAFNRNHIIGRSQGLTDVLNTIARIAKTNASVLITGESGTGKELIAEAIHINSQRAKHPFVKVNLGGISQSLFESEMFGHKKGAFTDASADRTGRFEMADKGTIFLDEIGDLDLSCQVKLLRVLQDQTFEVLGDSRPRKTDIRVVSATNADLRKMVNERTFREDLFYRINLITVKLPALRERREDIPLLVRHFADRQAETNGLPRTEFSADAMQFLSRLPYPGNIRELKNLVERTILVSGKPTLDASDFDAQYIRHNDQKAAESTSFIGMTLDEIERQTILQALERHKGNLSQVAMALGISRAALYRRLEKHNINYTL; encoded by the coding sequence ATGATTCTGATAATTGACGATGATAGCGCGGTACGTTCTTCGCTTAGTTTTATGTTGAAGCGTGCGGGATACGAAGCACAGGTAGTTCCCGGTCCCCGGGAAGCTATCGAAGTAGTGCGTACGGTAGCTCCGGATTTGATACTTATGGATATGAACTTCACTCTCTCAACGACAGGTGAAGAAGGTTTGACTCTGCTCAAACAAGTGAAAGTGTTCCGTCCCGACACTCCGGTGATACTGATGACAGCTTGGGGGAGTATCCAACTTGCCGTGCAGGGAATGCAGGCAGGAGCTTTTGACTTTATTCCCAAACCGTGGAACAACGCTGCCCTGCTGCAACGTATCGAGACGGCCTTGGAACTTTCCACTGCTCCTAAAGAAACAACGCAGGAACAGAACGACGCATTCAATCGTAATCATATCATCGGTCGTAGCCAAGGCTTGACGGACGTATTGAATACCATTGCCCGCATTGCAAAGACCAACGCCTCCGTATTAATAACAGGCGAAAGCGGTACAGGTAAGGAACTGATAGCCGAAGCGATCCATATTAACAGCCAGCGTGCTAAGCATCCTTTTGTAAAAGTAAACCTCGGAGGAATTTCCCAAAGCCTGTTTGAAAGTGAAATGTTCGGGCACAAGAAAGGAGCTTTTACCGACGCTTCCGCCGACCGTACCGGACGTTTCGAAATGGCAGACAAGGGAACGATCTTCCTTGATGAAATAGGCGACCTCGACCTTTCCTGTCAGGTGAAGCTTCTGCGTGTATTGCAGGATCAGACCTTCGAAGTGCTCGGCGACAGTCGTCCACGCAAAACGGACATCCGTGTAGTTTCCGCCACCAATGCCGATTTGCGCAAAATGGTGAATGAACGTACTTTCCGTGAAGACTTGTTCTATCGTATCAATCTGATAACCGTTAAACTACCCGCTTTGCGCGAACGCCGTGAGGACATCCCTTTGCTGGTGCGTCACTTCGCTGACCGTCAGGCAGAGACGAACGGATTGCCTCGCACGGAATTTTCCGCCGATGCCATGCAATTTTTGAGCCGCCTGCCTTATCCGGGAAATATCCGCGAATTGAAGAACTTGGTGGAACGTACGATACTTGTCAGTGGCAAGCCTACTCTCGACGCATCCGATTTCGACGCCCAGTATATCCGCCATAACGATCAGAAAGCAGCCGAAAGTACTTCTTTTATCGGCATGACTTTGGACGAAATAGAGCGTCAGACCATACTTCAGGCTTTAGAACGGCATAAAGGTAACCTGAGTCAGGTAGCTATGGCATTAGGTATCAGTCGTGCCGCCCTTTACCGGAGGCTTGAAAAGCATAATATAAATTATACGTTATAA
- a CDS encoding DUF5686 and carboxypeptidase-like regulatory domain-containing protein — MRLMVKGVLTLFLFLTISIPLSAQYILQGVVTDSLTKEPLPYASVRLKDTTEGTTTGSDGRFYFKTSRSEAVLVVSVIGYNDYSRQIRPARNASYKIALSPTSYSLNEVVVKPKREHYRKKDNPAVEFVRHMIEHRDDHSPDEKDFWQRERYEKTTFALNNFDEEKQKKWLYRKFDFLTEYVDTSAVTGKPILTVSARELLATDYYRKSPHAEKQWVKGRKQAGVDEFLSKQGMQAAINEVFKDVDIYENNISLFTNKFVSPLSRIGTGFYKYYLMDTLQIAGEQCVDLAFTPFNSESFGFNGHLYVTLDSTYFVKRAVFNFPKKINLNFVDYMLLEQEFKRAEDGTRLLDHESITVEFKLTEGQDGIFARRVADYTNYTFTPTAEADKAFAKPERIIEETEALSRPATFWAENRPQAAISEQENSVDKLMTQLRGYPVYYWTEKILSILFTGYIPTSKEAPLFYIGPMNATISGNTLEGPRLRAGGMTTAWLNPHLLGKGYIAYGFKDERVKGLAELEYSFKKKKEYANEFPIHSLKLRYESDVNQYGQNYLYTSKDNVFLALKREKDDRIGYFRQAELTYTNEFYSGFSFQLTARRRTDESSYLIPFLQKEGDVLTPVKEYSTSAAELKLRYAPNEKFFQTQWNRFPVSLDAPVFTLSHTIAGKGVLGSDYTYNHTEAGVQKRFWFSAFGYTDVILKAGKVWDKVPFPLLIMPNANLSYTIQPESYSLMNAMEFMNDEYFSWDVTYFLNGWLFNRIPLLKKLKWREIVSCRGLYGHLSDKNNPELSDGLFAFPIADTRAMGKTPYVEVGVGIENIFKVLRLDYVWRLTYRDSPGIDKSGLRISLHMTF, encoded by the coding sequence ATGAGACTAATGGTAAAAGGTGTACTAACGCTCTTTCTTTTCTTGACTATCAGTATTCCGCTAAGCGCGCAGTATATACTGCAAGGCGTGGTGACTGATTCTCTGACAAAGGAACCTTTACCTTATGCATCTGTACGTCTGAAAGACACGACCGAAGGAACGACCACCGGAAGCGACGGACGTTTCTACTTCAAGACCAGCCGTTCCGAAGCAGTGCTGGTAGTTTCAGTGATAGGCTATAATGATTACAGCCGGCAGATTCGTCCTGCCCGGAATGCATCTTATAAAATCGCCCTTTCACCCACTTCGTATTCCCTCAATGAAGTCGTAGTAAAGCCCAAACGCGAACACTACCGTAAGAAAGACAATCCTGCCGTAGAATTTGTCCGTCACATGATAGAGCATCGTGACGACCATTCGCCTGACGAAAAAGATTTCTGGCAACGTGAACGCTACGAGAAAACTACCTTCGCACTGAACAACTTTGATGAAGAAAAACAGAAAAAATGGCTCTACCGCAAGTTCGATTTCCTCACGGAATATGTAGATACCTCCGCCGTGACCGGAAAACCGATCCTTACCGTATCCGCCCGTGAACTGCTCGCTACGGATTATTACCGTAAATCCCCTCATGCCGAGAAACAATGGGTGAAAGGCCGCAAACAGGCAGGTGTTGACGAGTTTCTTTCCAAACAAGGAATGCAGGCAGCTATCAACGAGGTGTTCAAAGACGTTGATATTTACGAGAATAACATCTCCTTGTTCACCAACAAATTTGTCAGTCCCCTGTCGCGCATCGGTACAGGATTCTATAAATACTACCTAATGGACACCTTGCAGATAGCAGGTGAACAATGCGTAGACCTTGCCTTCACTCCCTTTAACTCAGAATCTTTCGGCTTTAACGGACACCTGTATGTGACACTCGACTCCACCTATTTCGTGAAGCGTGCCGTATTCAATTTCCCGAAAAAGATAAACCTGAACTTTGTCGATTATATGTTGCTCGAACAGGAATTTAAACGTGCCGAAGACGGTACGCGCCTGCTCGACCACGAAAGTATTACCGTAGAATTCAAGCTGACCGAAGGACAGGACGGTATCTTTGCCCGTCGCGTAGCGGATTATACGAACTATACATTTACTCCCACTGCCGAAGCGGACAAAGCCTTCGCCAAGCCGGAGCGTATCATTGAAGAAACGGAAGCCCTGTCCCGTCCCGCAACCTTCTGGGCGGAGAACCGTCCGCAAGCCGCTATCTCCGAACAGGAGAACTCCGTGGACAAGCTGATGACGCAACTGCGCGGTTATCCGGTTTACTACTGGACGGAGAAGATTCTCTCTATCCTCTTTACCGGATACATTCCTACTTCCAAAGAAGCCCCTCTTTTCTATATTGGCCCGATGAATGCCACCATTAGCGGTAACACGCTCGAAGGTCCCCGTCTCCGTGCCGGAGGAATGACTACCGCATGGCTCAATCCGCACCTTCTCGGTAAAGGTTACATCGCCTACGGCTTCAAGGACGAACGGGTGAAAGGACTGGCGGAACTGGAATACTCTTTCAAGAAAAAGAAAGAGTACGCCAACGAATTTCCTATCCACTCATTAAAACTACGTTACGAGTCAGACGTCAATCAATATGGGCAGAACTATCTCTACACAAGTAAAGATAACGTATTCCTTGCCCTGAAACGCGAGAAAGACGATCGCATCGGTTATTTCCGGCAAGCCGAGTTGACCTATACCAACGAGTTCTACTCAGGTTTCTCCTTCCAACTGACGGCACGTCGTCGGACAGACGAGTCCTCCTACCTGATTCCCTTTCTTCAGAAAGAAGGTGATGTGCTGACTCCGGTCAAAGAATACTCCACCAGTGCAGCCGAATTGAAACTGCGCTATGCTCCGAATGAGAAGTTCTTCCAGACGCAGTGGAACCGTTTCCCCGTGTCGCTGGATGCTCCGGTGTTCACGCTCTCCCATACCATTGCCGGAAAGGGAGTGCTGGGAAGCGATTACACCTACAACCATACCGAAGCGGGAGTGCAGAAGCGTTTCTGGTTCTCCGCCTTCGGCTATACGGACGTCATACTGAAAGCAGGAAAAGTATGGGACAAAGTGCCTTTCCCGTTGCTGATAATGCCTAATGCCAACCTTTCCTATACCATTCAGCCCGAATCCTATTCATTGATGAATGCCATGGAGTTTATGAATGATGAATATTTCTCTTGGGACGTCACTTATTTCCTCAACGGCTGGCTGTTCAACCGTATCCCGTTGTTGAAAAAACTGAAATGGCGTGAAATCGTTTCATGCCGGGGATTGTATGGTCATTTGAGCGATAAGAATAATCCGGAATTGAGCGACGGATTGTTTGCTTTTCCGATAGCGGATACCCGTGCCATGGGGAAAACGCCTTACGTGGAAGTGGGCGTAGGTATCGAAAACATATTTAAGGTATTACGCTTGGATTACGTCTGGAGGCTTACCTACCGTGATTCACCCGGAATAGACAAGTCCGGTTTGAGAATAAGTCTCCACATGACCTTTTAA
- a CDS encoding sensor histidine kinase: protein MRIKGFFYIFVILLLILGIGLLCLSGQLRPAFFYVGEGLILFILVYLVFFYRKIVKPLNTIGSGMELLREQDFSSRLSRVGQYEADRIVNIFNRMMEQLKNERLRLREQNHFLDLMIKASPMGVIITSLDDELSELNPMALKMLGVRFEDVQGKKMKDVDSPLAGELASLPRGETVTVRLNDSNIYRCTHSSFIDRGFQHPFFLIESLTDEVMKAEKKAYEKVIRMIAHEVNNTTAGITSTLDTVEQALTTEEGMEDICDVMRVCIERCFSMSRFITRFADVVKIPEPTYSLVNLNDLVFACKRFMEGMCNDRHITLRMEIDESLPDVKLDSSLFEQVLVNIIKNAAESIAPEGKSIVPEDESPEPKGEIIIRTLSPATIEVIDNGRGISKETEAKLFSPFFSTKPNGQGIGLIFIREVLMRHGCTFSLRTYSDGLTKFRILFP from the coding sequence GTGCGAATCAAAGGCTTCTTTTACATATTCGTCATCTTGTTGTTGATTTTGGGAATTGGCTTGCTTTGCCTTTCCGGCCAGTTACGTCCGGCTTTCTTTTATGTAGGAGAGGGGCTGATCCTGTTCATCTTGGTCTATCTGGTTTTCTTTTATCGTAAGATAGTGAAACCTTTGAACACGATTGGAAGCGGTATGGAATTGTTACGCGAGCAGGATTTCAGTAGTCGACTGAGCCGGGTGGGGCAGTACGAAGCCGACCGTATCGTGAATATCTTCAACCGCATGATGGAACAACTCAAGAACGAACGCCTCCGTCTGCGCGAACAGAATCATTTTCTCGATTTGATGATTAAGGCTTCTCCTATGGGAGTTATCATCACCTCCCTTGACGACGAACTTTCGGAACTTAACCCTATGGCGTTGAAAATGCTCGGTGTCCGCTTCGAAGATGTTCAGGGGAAAAAGATGAAAGACGTTGACTCCCCGTTAGCCGGGGAACTTGCCAGTCTGCCGAGAGGTGAGACAGTAACCGTCCGCCTGAATGACTCGAACATTTACCGATGCACCCATTCCTCCTTTATCGACCGTGGATTCCAACATCCTTTCTTTCTGATCGAAAGCCTTACGGATGAAGTGATGAAAGCTGAGAAGAAAGCCTATGAGAAAGTAATCCGTATGATAGCCCACGAAGTGAACAATACCACTGCGGGAATTACCTCTACGTTGGACACCGTAGAGCAAGCGCTTACTACGGAAGAAGGTATGGAAGACATCTGCGATGTGATGCGTGTCTGCATTGAACGCTGTTTCTCCATGAGCCGCTTCATCACTCGCTTTGCCGATGTAGTGAAGATTCCCGAACCGACGTATTCTCTTGTCAATCTCAACGACCTAGTCTTTGCTTGTAAACGTTTCATGGAAGGAATGTGCAACGACCGCCACATCACTCTCCGCATGGAGATAGACGAAAGTCTGCCGGACGTAAAACTGGACAGCTCCCTGTTTGAACAAGTGCTTGTCAATATCATTAAGAATGCGGCGGAGAGTATCGCACCGGAGGGGAAAAGCATTGTGCCTGAAGACGAAAGTCCGGAACCCAAAGGAGAAATCATTATCCGTACCCTGTCTCCTGCTACGATCGAGGTGATAGACAACGGCAGAGGGATCAGTAAAGAGACAGAAGCCAAACTGTTCAGCCCCTTCTTTTCAACGAAACCGAACGGTCAGGGGATCGGGCTTATCTTTATCCGTGAAGTTCTGATGCGTCACGGATGTACTTTCTCTCTGCGTACTTATTCCGACGGATTAACCAAATTTCGTATTCTTTTTCCTTAA
- a CDS encoding TolC family protein: MKKKSILFALAAVCLPVVLSAQQERKITLNEAIAMARVQSVDAAVALNELKTAYWEYRTFRADLLPEVNLTGTLPNYNKSYGSYQNADGSYSFVRNSALGLSGDLSIDQNIWLTGGKLSLVSSLDYMKQLGSGGDRHFMSVPITLKLTQPILGVNNVKWNRRIEPVRYAEAKAAFITATEEVTMRAITYYFNLLLAEENLGTARQNLSNADHLYKVALAKREMGQISENELLQLKLSALNAKASLTEAESDLNAKMFQLRAFLGVGEDENLRPVIPETVDGTKMEYNQVLSKALERNSFAQNIRRRQLEADYEVATARGNLRSIDLFASVGYTGENRDFPAVYKNLQDNQIVQVGVKIPILDWGKRRGKVRVAKSNREVVLSRIRQEQINFNQNIFLLVENFNNQAQQLAIAKEADLIAQQRYKTSIETFLIGKINTLDLNDAQSSKDAARQKHISELYYYWYYFYQIRSLTLWDFRTNTELEADFDEIVRQ; encoded by the coding sequence ATGAAAAAGAAAAGTATATTGTTTGCTCTTGCTGCTGTTTGCCTGCCTGTGGTATTATCGGCACAGCAGGAAAGGAAGATAACCTTGAATGAAGCTATTGCTATGGCACGCGTGCAATCCGTAGATGCCGCCGTTGCCCTGAATGAATTGAAAACTGCCTATTGGGAATATCGTACCTTCCGTGCCGATCTTTTGCCGGAAGTCAACCTGACCGGTACATTGCCTAATTACAACAAGTCTTATGGCTCCTATCAGAATGCAGACGGTTCATACAGCTTTGTCCGTAACAGTGCTTTGGGACTTTCCGGCGACCTTTCCATTGACCAGAACATCTGGCTTACCGGCGGTAAACTTTCATTGGTGTCTTCGCTCGACTATATGAAGCAGTTGGGCTCCGGAGGCGACCGTCACTTCATGTCTGTTCCCATTACGCTGAAACTCACGCAACCGATTCTTGGCGTAAACAACGTGAAATGGAACAGGCGCATTGAACCGGTACGTTATGCGGAAGCAAAAGCTGCTTTTATTACCGCTACCGAAGAAGTAACCATGCGGGCAATCACCTATTATTTTAATCTCCTGCTGGCCGAAGAAAACTTGGGGACAGCCAGGCAAAACCTCTCCAATGCCGACCACCTCTACAAAGTAGCACTTGCTAAACGTGAAATGGGGCAGATCTCCGAAAACGAACTCTTGCAACTGAAACTTTCCGCCTTGAATGCAAAAGCTTCTTTGACGGAGGCCGAAAGTGACCTCAATGCCAAGATGTTCCAGCTTCGCGCCTTTTTAGGAGTGGGAGAGGATGAGAATCTGCGTCCCGTCATTCCCGAAACTGTGGACGGAACGAAAATGGAATACAATCAAGTGTTGAGCAAAGCTTTAGAACGTAACTCATTTGCTCAGAACATTCGTCGCCGACAGTTGGAAGCTGATTATGAAGTGGCCACGGCACGCGGTAACCTGCGTAGCATCGATCTGTTTGCAAGTGTGGGGTATACCGGAGAGAATCGTGATTTCCCTGCTGTTTACAAGAATTTGCAGGATAACCAAATTGTGCAGGTCGGTGTTAAGATTCCTATTCTGGACTGGGGAAAACGCCGGGGTAAAGTTCGGGTTGCCAAGAGCAACCGTGAAGTGGTGCTTTCCAGAATCCGTCAGGAACAGATAAACTTCAATCAGAACATTTTCCTGTTAGTGGAGAATTTCAATAATCAGGCGCAGCAGTTAGCTATTGCAAAGGAAGCTGATCTCATAGCGCAGCAACGTTACAAGACCAGTATTGAAACCTTTCTGATTGGCAAGATTAATACGCTGGACCTGAACGACGCTCAAAGTTCCAAAGATGCGGCGCGTCAGAAGCACATTTCCGAGCTCTATTATTATTGGTATTATTTTTATCAGATTCGTAGCCTGACGCTTTGGGATTTCCGTACCAATACCGAACTGGAAGCCGATTTTGATGAAATAGTGCGACAATAA
- a CDS encoding ABC transporter substrate binding protein has protein sequence MKQRYFCVFVVLFIAVLCQAAASERTYNVLFIQSYTSQTPWHRDLNQGLVKGFKDNGLKVNITTEYLDADFWAFRSEKVIMRRFCERARDRETDLIVTSSDEAFYTLFACGDSLPLQIPVVFFGIKYPDEKLFAAHPNVCGYTVNPDFDIILREAQRLFPKRKEVICVIDNSFLSNKGLEDFQEEWEVFQKDNPDYDMKIYNTQNQTTSHIISAICYPRNSYGRVVIAPKWSPFLSFVGKNSKAPVFATQNVGLTNGVFGAYDCDAYTSAMQAAQRASSVLKGTSPKDVGVTEIPQGFIYDYKQLEFFHVNPDKIGSKGTVVNEPYWEKYKLLFILLYPSILALLIASIVWLIRVNRREAKRRVQVQTRLLVQNKMVEQRNEFDNIFHSIRDGVITYDTDLHIHFTNRSLLQMLHLPFDIGGRVYEGMMAGSIFKVYHNGQDILHKMLKEVAKTGKSVMIPQGAFMKEVHSDKYFPVSGEIVPIFSREEITGMALSARNISDEEMQKRFFDMAVDESAIYPWQFDMETNCFIFPQGFLVRLGYDEAVTTISRKEMDRTIHPDDIKEIRVLFDKALSGEEESTRLNFRQRNVKGEYEWWEYRSSIVTGLTQDSLYNILGVCQSIQRYKTAEQEMREARDKALQADKLKSAFLANMSHEIRTPLNAIVGFSDLLSDTSNFTEEEVTQFIATINKNCGLLLALINDILDLSRIESGTMEFMFAEHNLPLLLKTVHDSQRLNMPAGVELVLRMPAGDKKYLTTDNVRLQQVVNNLINNAAKFTGSGFITFGYEEDEEPGYTRIFVEDTGVGISEEGIRHIFERFYKVDNFTQGAGLGLSICQTIVERLKGTISVTSEVGKGTRFTVRLPNYCE, from the coding sequence ATGAAACAACGATATTTCTGTGTGTTTGTAGTTCTGTTTATTGCCGTTCTTTGTCAAGCGGCAGCATCGGAGCGTACATACAATGTGCTTTTTATCCAATCGTATACTTCGCAGACTCCTTGGCATCGCGATTTGAACCAAGGTTTGGTGAAAGGCTTTAAAGATAATGGCTTGAAAGTGAATATAACGACTGAATATCTGGATGCGGATTTTTGGGCATTCAGATCTGAGAAAGTCATTATGCGTCGTTTCTGTGAGCGTGCTCGTGACAGGGAAACCGATTTGATTGTGACATCCAGTGATGAGGCTTTCTATACGCTCTTTGCGTGTGGAGACTCGTTGCCCTTGCAAATACCGGTTGTGTTTTTTGGTATTAAGTATCCGGATGAGAAGCTGTTTGCCGCTCATCCCAATGTCTGCGGATATACGGTCAATCCTGATTTTGATATTATTTTGCGGGAGGCACAGCGACTGTTTCCCAAACGCAAAGAGGTTATTTGTGTGATTGATAATAGTTTTCTGAGTAACAAGGGACTGGAGGATTTTCAGGAGGAATGGGAAGTCTTTCAGAAAGATAATCCCGATTATGACATGAAGATATATAACACACAAAATCAGACAACCAGCCATATTATTTCTGCTATTTGCTATCCGCGTAATAGTTACGGACGTGTGGTAATTGCTCCCAAATGGTCTCCTTTTCTTTCTTTTGTAGGCAAAAACTCGAAAGCCCCTGTTTTTGCTACACAGAATGTTGGTTTGACCAACGGAGTGTTCGGTGCTTATGATTGCGATGCCTATACTTCGGCAATGCAGGCCGCACAGAGAGCTTCTTCCGTGTTAAAAGGAACATCTCCCAAAGACGTCGGGGTTACTGAGATTCCGCAAGGGTTTATATATGACTACAAGCAACTGGAATTTTTTCATGTCAATCCTGACAAGATAGGCTCGAAAGGAACTGTTGTCAATGAACCCTATTGGGAGAAATATAAACTCTTGTTTATCCTTCTTTATCCGTCTATTCTGGCATTGTTGATTGCATCTATCGTATGGTTGATTCGCGTCAATCGTCGCGAGGCTAAGCGGAGGGTACAGGTACAGACCCGTTTGTTGGTACAAAATAAAATGGTAGAGCAACGCAATGAGTTTGATAATATCTTCCATTCCATTCGCGACGGTGTCATTACGTATGATACCGATTTACATATCCATTTCACCAACCGTTCCCTGTTGCAAATGCTACATTTGCCGTTCGATATAGGCGGACGTGTGTATGAAGGAATGATGGCGGGAAGCATTTTCAAGGTTTATCATAATGGTCAGGATATCCTCCATAAAATGTTGAAGGAAGTAGCAAAGACCGGAAAGAGTGTTATGATACCGCAAGGTGCCTTTATGAAAGAAGTACATAGTGACAAATATTTTCCCGTATCGGGAGAAATCGTGCCTATTTTTTCAAGGGAAGAAATTACCGGTATGGCTCTTTCTGCACGTAATATATCGGATGAAGAGATGCAGAAGCGTTTCTTCGACATGGCAGTGGACGAGAGCGCTATTTATCCGTGGCAGTTTGATATGGAAACAAATTGCTTTATTTTTCCGCAAGGCTTTCTGGTGAGGCTCGGTTATGATGAAGCTGTTACTACCATTTCTCGCAAAGAAATGGATCGTACGATTCATCCGGATGATATAAAAGAAATACGTGTTCTTTTTGACAAGGCCTTGTCGGGTGAAGAAGAAAGCACACGTTTGAACTTCCGCCAGCGTAATGTGAAAGGCGAATATGAGTGGTGGGAGTACCGTTCTTCTATTGTTACCGGCTTGACGCAGGATTCTCTCTATAATATATTAGGTGTATGTCAGAGTATCCAGCGGTATAAGACTGCTGAGCAAGAGATGCGGGAGGCACGTGATAAGGCGCTTCAGGCGGATAAATTGAAGTCGGCCTTCCTTGCCAATATGAGCCACGAAATCCGCACTCCGCTGAATGCTATCGTCGGTTTCTCCGATTTGTTGAGTGATACGAGTAACTTTACCGAAGAAGAGGTGACGCAGTTTATTGCCACAATCAACAAGAACTGCGGATTGTTACTGGCTTTGATTAACGATATTCTCGATTTGTCGCGCATCGAATCGGGAACAATGGAATTTATGTTTGCGGAACATAACCTGCCTTTATTGCTCAAAACTGTCCATGATTCGCAGCGCCTGAATATGCCTGCGGGCGTAGAACTGGTACTGCGTATGCCTGCGGGCGACAAGAAATATCTTACGACAGATAATGTCCGCCTGCAACAGGTAGTCAATAACCTTATTAATAATGCTGCCAAGTTCACCGGTAGCGGCTTTATCACTTTCGGTTATGAAGAAGATGAAGAACCGGGTTATACCCGGATTTTCGTAGAAGATACGGGAGTCGGCATTTCGGAAGAAGGTATCCGCCATATCTTCGAGCGGTTCTATAAGGTCGATAACTTTACGCAGGGGGCAGGTTTGGGATTGAGTATTTGCCAGACTATTGTCGAACGTCTGAAAGGAACTATCAGTGTCACTTCCGAAGTAGGCAAAGGCACCCGCTTTACGGTACGTCTTCCTAACTACTGCGAATAG
- a CDS encoding inositol-3-phosphate synthase: MKQEIKPATGRLGVLVVGVGGAVATTMIVGTLASRKGLAKPIGSITQLATMRMENNEEKLIKDVVPLTDLNDIVFGGWDIFPDNAYEAAMYAEVLKEKDLNGVKDELEAIKPMPAAFDHNWAKRLNGTHIKKAATRWEMVEQLRQDIRDFKAANNCERIVVLWAASTEIYIPLSDEHMSLAALEKAMKDNNTEVISPSMCYAYAAIAEGAPFVMGAPNLCVDTPAMWEFSKQKNVPIAGKDFKSGQTLMKTVLAPMFKTRMLGVNGWFSTNILGNRDGEVLDDPDNFKTKEVSKLSVIDTIFEPEKYPDLYGDVYHKVRINYYPPRKDNKEAWDNIDIFGWMGYPMEIKVNFLCRDSILAAPIALDLVLFSDLAMRAGMCGIQTWLSFFCKSPMHDFEHQPEHDLFTQWRMVKQTLRNMIGEKEPDYLA; the protein is encoded by the coding sequence ATGAAACAAGAAATTAAACCCGCTACCGGACGCCTCGGTGTGTTGGTAGTTGGAGTCGGTGGTGCGGTTGCCACCACAATGATTGTAGGTACACTAGCCTCTCGCAAGGGACTGGCAAAACCGATAGGATCTATTACCCAGTTAGCCACAATGCGCATGGAAAACAACGAAGAAAAACTCATCAAGGACGTTGTGCCCTTGACGGATTTGAACGACATTGTTTTCGGAGGTTGGGACATTTTCCCGGATAATGCATACGAAGCTGCTATGTACGCTGAGGTTCTGAAAGAAAAGGACCTGAACGGAGTGAAAGACGAATTGGAAGCTATCAAGCCTATGCCGGCTGCTTTCGACCACAACTGGGCAAAACGTCTGAACGGTACGCACATCAAGAAAGCTGCTACCCGTTGGGAAATGGTAGAGCAACTGCGTCAGGACATCCGCGACTTCAAGGCTGCCAACAACTGTGAACGCATTGTGGTACTTTGGGCTGCAAGTACTGAAATCTACATTCCGTTGTCAGACGAACACATGTCACTCGCTGCTTTGGAAAAAGCGATGAAGGACAACAACACAGAAGTGATCTCTCCGAGTATGTGCTATGCATACGCTGCTATCGCAGAAGGCGCTCCGTTCGTAATGGGTGCTCCTAACCTGTGTGTAGACACTCCGGCTATGTGGGAATTCTCCAAGCAGAAGAATGTACCTATCGCAGGAAAAGACTTCAAGAGCGGTCAGACACTGATGAAAACCGTATTGGCTCCGATGTTCAAGACCCGTATGCTGGGTGTGAACGGCTGGTTCTCTACCAACATTCTCGGTAACCGCGACGGCGAAGTGCTTGATGATCCGGACAACTTCAAGACAAAAGAAGTCAGCAAACTGTCTGTAATCGACACGATCTTTGAACCCGAAAAATATCCTGATCTCTACGGAGACGTTTATCATAAAGTACGTATCAACTACTATCCTCCCCGCAAGGACAACAAAGAGGCATGGGACAACATCGACATCTTCGGTTGGATGGGCTATCCTATGGAAATCAAGGTAAACTTCCTTTGCCGTGACTCTATCCTCGCTGCTCCTATCGCGCTCGACCTGGTATTGTTCAGTGACTTGGCTATGCGTGCAGGTATGTGCGGCATCCAGACTTGGTTGTCATTCTTCTGCAAGAGCCCGATGCACGACTTCGAACACCAACCCGAACATGACTTGTTTACTCAATGGAGAATGGTAAAACAGACATTGCGTAACATGATTGGCGAAAAAGAACCCGATTACTTAGCTTAA